In Bacillus toyonensis BCT-7112, a single window of DNA contains:
- a CDS encoding DUF3986 family protein, producing the protein MKYEYDDSVHLHLDYFGTECDMESIAYKRKNEDVWDVYFNFGVYGIQKEDVELGRFMDEYAGHYVFSVHARDLSWEFGSAQFEEWVLRNQIVEKSLQK; encoded by the coding sequence ATGAAGTACGAATATGATGATAGCGTACATTTACATCTTGATTATTTCGGAACAGAATGTGATATGGAATCGATTGCTTATAAGAGGAAGAATGAAGACGTATGGGATGTGTATTTTAATTTTGGAGTATACGGTATTCAGAAAGAGGATGTAGAGTTAGGAAGGTTTATGGACGAATATGCTGGTCATTACGTTTTTTCTGTACATGCTCGTGATTTAAGCTGGGAATTTGGAAGTGCTCAGTTTGAGGAGTGGGTTTTGAGAAATCAGATAGTAGAAAAATCACTGCAAAAATAG
- a CDS encoding ABC transporter substrate-binding protein, translating into MKKLIAVFCIMLLTVFTFAACSSKKEGPKDQTQNIRVGEVTHSLFYAPLYVGIEKGFFKDEGLNIDLQTTAGGDKTMTALLSGGIDIALVGSETSIYVHQQGAKDPVINFAQLTQTDGTFLVSRKKLDSFNWNDVKGVTFLGQRKGGMPQMVGEYVLKKNGIDPHKDTNLIQNIEFANIANAYASGTGEFVQLFEPTASIFEKEGKGYIVASFGNESGTVPYTSFMARESFLKKDKTAAEKFTRALYKAQQWVDTHSPEEIANAVSPLFKDTSKDITVKVIERYKKQHSYATNPLLDAEEWKQLQTIMKDAGELQKEVPHEALVNTKIAESVIKK; encoded by the coding sequence GTGAAAAAATTAATAGCTGTTTTTTGCATCATGTTACTAACAGTTTTCACTTTTGCTGCTTGTAGTAGTAAAAAAGAAGGGCCAAAAGATCAAACTCAAAACATTCGCGTCGGCGAAGTTACCCATTCTCTTTTCTATGCACCGTTATATGTTGGGATTGAAAAAGGTTTTTTTAAAGATGAAGGACTAAATATTGACCTACAAACAACAGCTGGCGGAGATAAGACGATGACCGCCCTATTATCTGGTGGAATTGATATTGCTCTTGTCGGTTCTGAAACGTCTATTTACGTTCATCAACAAGGAGCAAAAGACCCTGTTATTAACTTCGCACAGCTTACACAAACAGATGGGACATTTTTAGTTTCACGTAAAAAGCTAGATTCTTTTAATTGGAATGACGTAAAAGGTGTTACGTTTTTAGGTCAGCGCAAAGGCGGCATGCCGCAAATGGTTGGAGAATACGTTTTAAAGAAAAATGGCATTGATCCTCACAAAGATACGAACTTAATTCAAAACATCGAGTTTGCTAATATTGCAAATGCCTACGCATCTGGTACTGGAGAATTTGTACAGCTCTTTGAACCGACTGCAAGTATATTCGAAAAAGAAGGTAAAGGTTATATCGTCGCTTCGTTCGGAAATGAATCTGGTACTGTTCCTTATACATCGTTCATGGCAAGAGAAAGTTTCTTAAAGAAAGATAAAACTGCTGCTGAAAAGTTCACACGTGCGCTCTATAAAGCGCAGCAATGGGTTGATACACATAGTCCCGAAGAGATCGCTAATGCCGTTTCTCCGTTATTTAAAGACACTTCAAAAGACATTACAGTAAAAGTAATTGAACGGTATAAAAAGCAACATTCTTATGCGACAAATCCGCTATTAGATGCGGAAGAATGGAAACAGCTCCAAACTATTATGAAAGACGCTGGTGAATTACAAAAAGAAGTCCCACATGAAGCGCTCGTCAATACGAAAATTGCCGAAAGCGTTATTAAGAAATAG
- a CDS encoding ABC transporter ATP-binding protein, whose translation MSFLQIRNVSHCFFAKENAKLILEDMSLQVEEGEFISILGPSGCGKTTLLSIIAGLLDPIEGIVFLDGEPITTKSPSMGYMLQQDYLFPWKTIEENIMLGLHIRKIYDERTKEHTLKLLKQVGLHDVEQQYPRELSGGMRQRAALVRTLATDPKILLLDEPFSALDYQTKLKLEDLVFTLLRNFKKTSLLVTHDIEEAIAMSDRIYLLQANPGKIAKTFVVPESIRSLSPLESRHHYDFPALFQDIWKELERLG comes from the coding sequence ATGAGTTTTTTACAAATACGTAACGTTTCTCACTGCTTTTTCGCAAAAGAGAACGCCAAACTAATTCTCGAAGATATGAGTTTACAAGTGGAAGAAGGAGAATTTATTTCTATACTCGGTCCAAGTGGTTGCGGCAAAACGACGCTTCTCTCGATTATCGCTGGGCTACTTGATCCAATTGAAGGTATCGTATTTTTAGATGGTGAACCAATTACAACAAAAAGTCCATCTATGGGTTATATGCTCCAGCAAGATTACTTGTTTCCGTGGAAAACAATTGAAGAAAATATTATGCTTGGACTTCATATTCGAAAGATTTATGATGAACGAACGAAAGAACATACTTTAAAGCTTTTAAAACAAGTCGGTTTGCATGATGTAGAACAGCAATATCCTCGTGAATTGTCCGGTGGTATGCGTCAACGCGCTGCACTCGTTCGAACATTAGCGACTGATCCAAAAATTTTATTGTTAGATGAACCATTTTCCGCTCTCGATTATCAAACAAAGTTAAAACTAGAGGATCTCGTCTTCACATTATTACGTAACTTTAAAAAAACATCTTTACTCGTGACACATGATATTGAAGAAGCAATTGCGATGAGTGATCGTATTTATTTACTACAAGCGAATCCTGGGAAAATTGCAAAAACGTTCGTCGTCCCAGAAAGTATTCGCTCCTTATCACCGTTAGAATCGCGCCATCACTACGACTTTCCAGCCCTTTTCCAAGACATATGGAAGGAGCTGGAGCGCCTTGGATAA
- a CDS encoding ABC transporter permease: protein MDNIKQLHEQFRKKERRRAWIARSLQLLLLILFFALWEIASKNEWIDPLLFSSPSSIWDLFLSKWIDGSLWIHIWTTLLETGVGFILGTVLGAIIATFLWWIPLLARVLDPYLVVLNAMPKVALGPIIIVIFGPNISSSIAMGVIISIIITILVIYSAFQEVDSNYIKVMDTFGANKWQCYKQVILPSSFPAIISTLKVNVGLSWVGVIFGELLVSKQGLGYLISYGFQVFNFTLVLLSVLLTCVLATLMYVFVEAFEKLLIGKRKRS, encoded by the coding sequence TTGGATAATATAAAACAGCTACATGAACAATTTCGAAAGAAAGAACGCAGGCGTGCATGGATTGCTCGCTCGCTACAACTTTTACTGCTCATTCTTTTCTTTGCATTATGGGAAATAGCTAGCAAAAACGAATGGATTGATCCTTTACTCTTTAGCTCTCCGTCGAGTATTTGGGATCTCTTTCTTAGCAAGTGGATTGACGGTTCGCTTTGGATTCATATATGGACGACGCTACTTGAAACAGGAGTAGGCTTCATTCTTGGAACAGTACTCGGGGCTATTATTGCCACGTTCCTTTGGTGGATACCACTTTTAGCTCGCGTTCTTGATCCATATCTCGTCGTCCTAAATGCAATGCCCAAAGTCGCACTCGGCCCTATTATCATTGTAATCTTCGGTCCTAATATTTCATCGTCTATTGCAATGGGCGTAATCATTTCCATCATCATTACCATTCTCGTTATTTACAGCGCATTTCAAGAAGTCGATTCTAACTATATAAAAGTAATGGACACATTTGGCGCAAATAAATGGCAATGCTATAAGCAAGTTATACTCCCCTCATCGTTCCCTGCAATTATTTCAACGCTAAAAGTGAACGTTGGATTATCATGGGTCGGTGTTATTTTCGGTGAGCTTCTCGTTTCTAAACAAGGGCTTGGCTACTTAATTAGCTATGGATTCCAAGTCTTTAACTTCACACTCGTCTTACTGAGTGTGCTACTCACATGTGTTCTCGCAACACTGATGTATGTGTTTGTAGAAGCATTTGAAAAACTTCTAATCGGAAAACGAAAAAGAAGCTGA
- a CDS encoding HAD family hydrolase, translating into MIRAVLFDLDGTLLDRRQSLEQFIRDQYNRFAFHLINIEKFEYCSRFLELDNNGYTRKDKVYSTLLCEYNITTLTPEQLLHDYITNFRHHCIPFPDMHELLQQLKQRNIKIGIITNGFTEFQMSNLRALNIHTYTNTILVSEAEGIKKPHPEIFERALQKLNVKAEECLYVGDHPENDALGSEQVGILGVWKRDLFWGDFEHSRVIDDLLDVLSFLEVEIKTR; encoded by the coding sequence ATGATTCGAGCAGTCTTATTTGACTTAGATGGAACACTATTAGATCGTCGCCAATCTCTAGAGCAATTTATTCGTGATCAATATAATCGTTTCGCCTTTCATTTGATAAACATAGAAAAATTCGAGTATTGCTCTCGTTTTCTCGAGCTCGATAATAATGGTTACACGCGGAAAGATAAGGTATATTCCACTCTCCTTTGCGAATACAACATTACCACTTTAACGCCAGAGCAACTGTTGCACGACTACATTACAAACTTCCGACATCATTGTATTCCTTTCCCAGACATGCATGAACTACTTCAACAATTAAAACAGCGAAACATTAAAATTGGTATAATTACAAACGGCTTTACTGAATTTCAAATGAGCAACCTTCGAGCATTAAACATACATACGTATACAAATACAATTCTCGTTTCAGAAGCGGAAGGAATCAAAAAACCTCATCCTGAAATTTTCGAACGTGCTTTACAAAAGCTGAATGTAAAAGCCGAAGAATGTCTTTACGTTGGAGATCATCCAGAAAACGACGCGCTCGGTTCTGAACAAGTAGGAATTCTTGGCGTTTGGAAGAGAGATTTATTTTGGGGTGACTTCGAGCATTCACGTGTGATAGATGATTTATTAGATGTTCTTTCATTTTTAGAGGTAGAGATAAAAACAAGGTAA
- a CDS encoding DUF3267 domain-containing protein, with protein MDKRKETTVTVSMVKLNIYSFFIILALAIGISFLHALFSGGFQVEITLPVMFLLIIGMIVLVCIHEAIHLIGFRYIGGVPWSELTWGVNWKLGVAYAHSKKEITVKQMKKVLMLPFLPTGILPIAIGLAMNVQAISFLGVLLTAGCIGDISLYQKVSKFPDDALVKDHPSKPQFTVYEQ; from the coding sequence ATGGATAAAAGAAAAGAAACGACTGTTACTGTTTCGATGGTTAAATTAAATATCTATTCATTTTTTATAATATTAGCTCTAGCGATTGGAATTAGTTTTTTACATGCGCTTTTTTCAGGCGGGTTTCAAGTTGAAATTACATTGCCCGTTATGTTTCTTTTAATTATTGGAATGATTGTTCTCGTTTGTATACATGAAGCGATACATTTAATAGGATTTCGCTATATCGGAGGTGTTCCGTGGAGTGAACTAACATGGGGTGTCAATTGGAAATTAGGTGTAGCATACGCTCATTCTAAAAAAGAAATTACAGTAAAGCAAATGAAGAAAGTTTTAATGTTGCCATTTTTGCCTACTGGAATTTTACCAATTGCAATTGGATTAGCGATGAATGTTCAAGCGATCTCATTTTTAGGGGTTCTACTAACAGCAGGTTGTATTGGCGACATTTCTCTGTATCAAAAAGTTTCAAAGTTTCCAGATGATGCACTAGTAAAAGATCATCCGAGTAAACCGCAGTTTACAGTTTATGAACAATAA
- the mutTA gene encoding antimutator 8-oxo-(dGTP/GTP)ase, with the protein MYKFKDYYHNTVQLSFERYPFSPEPKHVWVVCRYGDQWLLTHHLRRGLEFPGGKVELGETPEEAAVREVHEETGGIVSDLTYLGQYKVSGKDKIIIKNIYFATISAVEEHTHYEETKGSVLLKDIPDNIKTDRKFSFIMRDDVLARTMKHIEEIGCFTK; encoded by the coding sequence ATGTACAAATTTAAAGATTATTACCACAACACTGTACAATTATCGTTTGAACGTTATCCATTTTCTCCTGAGCCAAAGCATGTTTGGGTTGTATGCCGGTACGGGGATCAATGGTTATTAACGCATCATTTACGTCGCGGTCTTGAATTTCCAGGTGGTAAAGTAGAACTAGGGGAAACACCGGAAGAAGCGGCGGTTCGAGAAGTTCATGAAGAAACCGGCGGCATAGTTTCGGATTTAACTTACTTAGGACAATATAAAGTATCTGGAAAAGACAAAATAATCATTAAAAACATTTATTTTGCAACAATTAGTGCGGTAGAAGAACATACGCATTACGAAGAAACGAAAGGGTCTGTTTTATTAAAAGACATTCCTGATAACATTAAAACTGATAGAAAATTTAGCTTTATTATGCGCGACGATGTATTAGCGCGTACGATGAAACATATAGAAGAAATCGGCTGTTTTACGAAGTAA
- the ytzI gene encoding YtzI protein gives MFKILIIGIIIVLVILVLSVMTINKGYAYKHSVDKPEDNPYTKNNKEDS, from the coding sequence ATGTTCAAAATATTAATTATCGGTATTATAATCGTCCTAGTCATACTAGTACTCTCCGTCATGACGATTAATAAAGGCTATGCATACAAACATTCCGTTGATAAACCAGAAGATAATCCTTATACAAAAAATAATAAGGAGGATTCATAA
- a CDS encoding DUF3953 domain-containing protein — protein MLRVLRIAIALTVIIMSIIGLYTGQNNFLPLSQFLLGALMFLIAMEQIKKKDSGTGFICIVAGAFIWIVLIISYIK, from the coding sequence ATGCTTCGTGTACTTCGCATTGCAATCGCACTCACTGTGATCATAATGTCGATAATCGGGCTCTATACAGGTCAAAATAACTTTCTACCACTTTCACAATTTTTATTAGGAGCTCTCATGTTCCTCATTGCAATGGAACAAATAAAAAAGAAGGATTCAGGAACAGGATTCATTTGTATTGTTGCCGGTGCTTTCATTTGGATTGTTCTTATCATTAGCTATATAAAATAA
- a CDS encoding DUF3953 domain-containing protein, with protein MLKGLRITFSLIALCIAIYSFFTSNREIMPYMFIFLGMMAFVISIEEILKQQKGGSILALLAGAGALFLGFSEIFR; from the coding sequence ATGCTAAAAGGATTGCGAATTACTTTTTCACTTATTGCTTTATGTATAGCAATCTATAGTTTCTTTACTAGTAATAGAGAAATTATGCCTTATATGTTCATCTTTTTAGGGATGATGGCTTTCGTTATTAGTATAGAGGAAATCTTAAAACAGCAAAAAGGTGGTAGTATACTTGCTCTGTTAGCAGGAGCTGGTGCTTTATTTCTTGGCTTCTCAGAAATATTTCGATAA
- a CDS encoding DUF3953 domain-containing protein, with protein sequence MLTNLRILLSAIAFILAFFSLFTRISILFSYVFILLSITFILSGVAEIQQKQKPKAIFCFIVGIITFFVGISDILP encoded by the coding sequence ATGCTAACAAACCTTCGAATCTTACTATCTGCTATTGCTTTTATTCTTGCTTTTTTTAGTCTTTTTACACGAATTTCTATTCTTTTCTCTTATGTATTTATCCTTTTAAGCATCACATTTATTCTTTCGGGAGTTGCTGAAATACAACAAAAGCAAAAACCGAAAGCTATCTTTTGTTTTATAGTTGGGATAATCACTTTCTTCGTTGGGATTTCTGACATACTTCCATAA
- a CDS encoding DMT family transporter, whose amino-acid sequence MAWIYLIIAGLFEIVGVIGIKKVAKNNSWTNNIILIGGFIISFQFLTMALQEIQLSIAYAVWTGIGTLGAAVVGILFFQEPKNAFRIICIVGIMGTIIGLKVVS is encoded by the coding sequence GTGGCATGGATCTATTTAATTATAGCTGGGCTCTTTGAAATTGTCGGTGTAATTGGGATAAAGAAAGTAGCAAAAAATAATAGTTGGACGAATAATATTATTTTAATAGGTGGTTTTATTATTAGTTTTCAATTTTTAACGATGGCGCTTCAAGAAATTCAGTTATCGATCGCATATGCAGTTTGGACTGGAATCGGAACGCTCGGGGCAGCAGTTGTCGGTATTTTATTTTTTCAAGAACCTAAAAACGCTTTTCGGATTATTTGTATCGTTGGGATTATGGGGACGATTATTGGATTGAAAGTAGTGAGTTAA
- a CDS encoding DMT family transporter, whose amino-acid sequence MTGTGKEKLYGIKHARMERQYFYKHLGIFIFAQLLFIFIVGLVPAQELPSGSYFLHMKEWILNKQIGFYKNETINTITSVWTSVLIIHFIWAMSYILFPKKKRNSSKQETREEIKEEVKKKKEISINRAWMYLVFGGLIEIYWATGLKTNSMSILTLIAILVSFQLLIEATKKIPIGTAYSVFTGIGTVGTILVDILYFKEPFSLIKIFLVCLLALFIIGLKFSGNKEEVK is encoded by the coding sequence ATGACGGGCACGGGAAAAGAGAAGCTATATGGAATTAAGCATGCGCGGATGGAGAGGCAATATTTTTATAAGCATCTGGGGATTTTCATTTTTGCACAGCTTCTATTTATTTTTATAGTAGGGCTTGTACCAGCTCAAGAGTTGCCAAGCGGTTCCTATTTCCTTCATATGAAAGAGTGGATTTTAAATAAACAAATTGGATTTTATAAAAATGAAACGATTAATACGATTACAAGTGTCTGGACATCAGTGCTTATTATTCATTTTATATGGGCGATGTCTTACATTCTTTTTCCGAAAAAGAAGCGTAATTCTTCGAAACAAGAAACAAGAGAAGAGATAAAAGAAGAAGTGAAAAAGAAAAAGGAGATTAGCATAAATAGGGCGTGGATGTATTTAGTATTTGGGGGCTTAATTGAAATATATTGGGCGACAGGATTAAAAACAAATTCAATGAGTATTTTGACACTCATTGCAATTTTAGTGAGCTTTCAACTACTAATTGAAGCAACTAAAAAAATTCCAATTGGTACGGCATATTCAGTATTTACTGGAATTGGTACAGTTGGAACGATATTGGTAGATATTTTATATTTCAAAGAACCATTTTCGCTCATCAAAATTTTCCTCGTTTGCTTATTGGCACTATTTATTATCGGATTGAAATTTAGTGGGAATAAGGAAGAGGTGAAATAA
- a CDS encoding MerR family transcriptional regulator: MDKYSIGEISKETNVTTRTLRYYEEIGLLKPSYVAESGYRYYSKDDVITLQQITTFKKLGFKLSEIKKVLKEEKGNSEERWKSAIQNEIQTIQAEVKRLQDLEKLLYTAFHSIELTGELKTEDLMLFIKSVQGIEQRENFRQKYFTEEEQKVIEDLPTLEENDERTKEWLQVLREIRQRINEPVDSPEIQKLAERVVAFSMHVFHEDEQLINKYWDLIKPEEGEIARVYGLDLETMNYLEKMMDCYLKKEEGK, translated from the coding sequence ATGGATAAGTATAGCATTGGTGAAATTTCAAAAGAAACAAATGTAACGACGAGAACACTTAGATATTATGAGGAAATTGGATTATTAAAACCGTCGTACGTTGCTGAGTCAGGATATCGTTACTATTCAAAAGATGATGTAATTACATTGCAACAAATAACAACGTTTAAAAAGCTTGGTTTTAAGCTTTCGGAAATAAAAAAAGTGTTAAAAGAGGAAAAGGGGAATTCAGAAGAAAGATGGAAAAGTGCAATTCAAAATGAAATTCAAACAATACAAGCGGAAGTAAAAAGATTACAGGACTTAGAAAAACTATTATATACAGCATTTCATTCCATTGAATTAACTGGAGAGCTTAAAACAGAAGATTTAATGTTATTCATAAAATCAGTACAGGGAATTGAGCAGAGAGAAAATTTCCGACAAAAATATTTTACGGAGGAAGAACAGAAGGTTATAGAGGATTTACCAACACTTGAAGAAAACGATGAAAGAACAAAAGAATGGTTACAAGTATTAAGAGAAATTCGTCAGCGTATAAATGAACCAGTAGATTCACCGGAAATTCAAAAATTAGCGGAAAGGGTAGTGGCCTTTTCAATGCACGTATTTCATGAAGATGAACAATTAATAAATAAGTATTGGGATTTAATTAAACCTGAAGAGGGAGAGATTGCAAGAGTATACGGACTTGATTTAGAAACGATGAATTATTTAGAAAAGATGATGGATTGTTATTTAAAAAAGGAGGAGGGTAAATGA
- the luxS gene encoding S-ribosylhomocysteine lyase LuxS gives MPSVESFELDHTIVKAPYVRHCGVHNVGSDGIVNKFDIRFCQPNKQAMKPDVIHTLEHLLAFNLRKYIDRYPHFDIIDISPMGCQTGYYLVVSGTPTVREIIDLLELTLKDAVQITEIPAANETQCGQAKLHDLEGAQRLMNFWLSQDKDELEKVFG, from the coding sequence ATGCCATCAGTAGAAAGCTTTGAATTAGATCATACGATTGTAAAGGCACCTTATGTAAGACATTGCGGAGTTCATAACGTAGGTAGTGACGGTATTGTAAATAAATTCGATATTCGTTTTTGCCAACCGAATAAACAAGCAATGAAACCAGATGTTATTCATACGTTAGAGCATTTATTGGCATTTAATTTACGTAAATATATTGATCGTTATCCGCATTTTGATATTATCGATATTTCACCAATGGGCTGCCAAACAGGATATTATCTTGTTGTAAGCGGAACACCAACAGTTCGTGAAATCATTGATTTATTAGAACTAACATTAAAAGATGCGGTTCAAATTACAGAAATTCCAGCTGCAAACGAAACACAATGTGGCCAAGCGAAGCTTCACGATTTAGAAGGAGCACAACGCTTAATGAACTTCTGGTTAAGCCAAGATAAAGACGAACTTGAAAAAGTATTTGGATAA
- the yidD gene encoding membrane protein insertion efficiency factor YidD: MKQIFIGIIRFYQKFISPMTPPTCRFYPTCSHYGLEAFQKHGALKGFWLTCKRILKCHPFHPGGFDPVPDKKDDKVNS, translated from the coding sequence ATGAAACAGATTTTCATTGGAATTATACGCTTTTATCAAAAATTTATTTCGCCGATGACACCGCCAACGTGCCGCTTTTATCCGACTTGTTCTCATTACGGATTAGAGGCGTTTCAAAAGCATGGTGCATTGAAAGGTTTTTGGCTTACTTGTAAGCGTATATTAAAATGTCACCCTTTCCACCCGGGAGGATTTGATCCTGTCCCAGATAAAAAGGATGACAAAGTAAATTCTTAA
- a CDS encoding beta-class carbonic anhydrase produces the protein MKSLEEILQYNEKFVEEKKYEEYETGKFPNKKMVIISCMDTRLVELLPKAMNMRNGDVKIIKVAGAVISHPFGSIMRSILVAVYELGADEVCVVGHHDCGMAKIQASSTIEKMKERGVTDEKLDTLRYSGIDLERFLQGFSSVEESVEHSVSILRNHPLLPEEVPVHGLVIDPDTGKLDLVVNGYDN, from the coding sequence ATGAAGTCATTAGAAGAGATTTTACAATACAATGAAAAATTCGTTGAAGAGAAAAAATACGAAGAGTATGAAACAGGAAAATTTCCAAATAAAAAAATGGTAATTATCTCTTGTATGGATACTCGTCTTGTTGAATTATTACCGAAAGCGATGAATATGCGTAACGGTGATGTGAAAATTATTAAAGTAGCAGGCGCTGTTATTTCCCATCCATTCGGAAGTATTATGCGTAGTATTTTAGTTGCTGTATACGAACTTGGTGCCGATGAAGTTTGTGTAGTTGGTCATCATGATTGTGGTATGGCAAAAATTCAAGCAAGCAGTACAATTGAGAAGATGAAAGAGCGCGGTGTAACAGATGAGAAATTAGATACACTTCGTTATTCTGGAATCGATTTAGAAAGATTCCTACAAGGGTTCTCTAGTGTTGAAGAAAGTGTAGAACATAGTGTATCAATACTTCGCAATCATCCATTACTTCCAGAAGAAGTACCTGTTCACGGTCTTGTTATAGATCCTGATACAGGAAAATTAGATTTAGTTGTGAATGGTTACGACAATTAA
- the cydA gene encoding cytochrome ubiquinol oxidase subunit I yields the protein MSDVLLLSRFQFAITIFYHFLFVPLTIGLVILVACMETQYARTLNPTYRKMANFWGKLFTINFVMGIITGITMEFQFGTNWSEYSKYMGDIFGSPLAIEALVAFFLESTFMGIWLFGKDKISPKFRAFCMWMVALGTNISALWIITANGFMQNPVGYVVRNGRAELNDFWALVTNPYAWNMFFHTVISCYIVGAFFVMAISAYHLLRKNEVEFFKKSFKFGLMLGLFAATITPFMGHQSGVSAAKYQPAKGAAMEAVWETGKGQGFSIIQIPDVKNEKNFELLTIPKLGSFFYTNSFDGEIVGLKDIPKEDRPNVNLVYYSFRLMVALGMFFMALTWFGFYLNRKGKLENSKRYLKITMWSVLLPYIAINAGWIVAEVGRQPWTVYKLMRTAESVSPISVPQIWFSLISLILFYTLLLIADVYLMLKFAKKGPAALEEPATEGGTAHVS from the coding sequence ATGTCCGACGTTCTGTTACTAAGTCGTTTTCAATTTGCAATTACTATTTTTTATCACTTTTTATTTGTACCTTTAACAATCGGACTTGTTATTTTAGTAGCATGTATGGAAACTCAATACGCCCGCACATTGAATCCAACATACCGCAAAATGGCAAATTTCTGGGGTAAATTATTTACAATTAACTTCGTAATGGGGATTATAACCGGGATTACGATGGAATTCCAATTTGGAACAAACTGGTCTGAGTACTCCAAATATATGGGAGATATTTTCGGATCCCCTCTCGCAATCGAAGCACTCGTTGCCTTCTTCTTAGAATCTACGTTCATGGGAATATGGTTATTCGGTAAAGACAAAATTTCACCAAAGTTCCGTGCCTTCTGTATGTGGATGGTTGCACTTGGAACAAATATTTCCGCACTTTGGATTATTACAGCAAACGGCTTTATGCAAAATCCTGTTGGCTATGTAGTACGTAACGGCCGCGCTGAATTAAATGATTTCTGGGCACTTGTTACAAATCCATATGCTTGGAACATGTTCTTCCATACTGTAATTAGTTGTTATATCGTTGGTGCTTTCTTCGTTATGGCCATTAGTGCCTATCACTTGCTACGTAAAAATGAAGTGGAATTCTTCAAAAAATCATTTAAGTTTGGTTTAATGTTAGGCTTATTCGCCGCAACTATTACACCGTTTATGGGACATCAATCTGGTGTATCGGCAGCTAAATATCAACCTGCTAAAGGAGCTGCGATGGAAGCAGTTTGGGAAACTGGAAAAGGACAAGGTTTCTCAATCATTCAAATTCCTGATGTGAAAAATGAAAAGAACTTTGAACTACTTACAATTCCAAAACTCGGAAGTTTCTTCTATACAAACTCATTTGATGGAGAAATTGTTGGTTTAAAAGATATTCCGAAAGAAGATCGTCCAAACGTTAACCTCGTGTACTATAGCTTCCGCTTAATGGTCGCACTTGGCATGTTCTTTATGGCATTAACTTGGTTCGGTTTCTATTTAAACCGAAAAGGAAAACTAGAAAACTCAAAACGTTATTTAAAAATTACAATGTGGTCTGTCTTACTTCCGTACATTGCGATTAACGCTGGCTGGATTGTCGCTGAAGTAGGTCGTCAACCATGGACAGTTTATAAACTAATGCGTACAGCAGAATCTGTATCACCTATATCAGTTCCACAAATTTGGTTCTCATTAATTAGTTTAATATTGTTCTATACTTTACTTTTAATTGCAGACGTATACTTAATGCTAAAGTTCGCAAAAAAAGGACCTGCTGCATTAGAAGAGCCTGCTACTGAAGGAGGTACAGCTCATGTCTCATGA